The sequence below is a genomic window from Oscillatoria salina IIICB1.
AAAACATATAAGACTTGGTGTTATTATAAGTGGATCAACGATTTAAAGTGATATCGCTAATCATTAAGTCATGAAACGTACCGTTTCTATCCCCGTTGATTTACCCCGTGAGCGGTTTTTACCTCTCATGGGGTTTTGTGCTGATATTTTCAATCAGCACGTTGACTGGGCATTGAAGGAACGGACGTGGAATAAGAACAAAGCTCACCATGCTCTGTACGCTAACATCCGCTCCTCATATCCCGATATCCCTTCTGCTCTGGTGCAGACGATTCGGGATAACGCAATGGAGGCGGTGAAAGCTACTAAGTTTAAACGCAAGCCCCGTAAAAAGCCAACGTCAGGATTGCGTTACGACAAGCGCACTATGACCCTCAGAGGACAGCAGTTAACCCTTTCGTGTCTTGGTAAGCGGGCAAAACTCATCCTCGATGTGCCGGCTCATTTCCGGGAAGTCTTTGACAACTGGGAATTTGGCGGTGGAACGCTGACCTACACCAAACACACTCAGCAGTTTTGGGTGAGGCTAGTGTTTGAAGCGGAAACGCCAGCACATCAAGATGGCGATCTTCAAGGCATTGACCGGGGACTGTACCATTTAGCAGTTACATCTGATGGGCAGTTCTACAAGTCAAATAAAATTCGTGCTACGCAAAGACGGTATTTGCACAACCGAAAGACATTGCAGCAAAAAGGCACTCGTTCGGCTAAACGTCGCTTACGGGCGATGAGTGGTCGCGAGAAGCGGTTCATGCGAGATGTTAATCACTGTGCAACCAAGAAACTAGCTCGACAGTCTGACTACACAACGTTTGTGTTGGAAAACTTGTCAGGCATTCGTGCCAAACGGCGAGGTAAAAAACTCAATAAGCGGCTTTCTAGCTGGAGTTTCTATCAGTTTGAGCAATTCCTTTCCTATAAGGCTGAAGCACTTGGGAAGCGTGTCGTCTTTGTTGATGCCCGTTACACCAGTCAGAAATGCTCTCGGTGTGGGCATATCCGTAAAGCGAATCGCCAAAAGTCTCGATTCCGTTGTGACCATTGCGGCTACACGGCACACGCNCAGCGATGAATGTGCGAGACAATTACATTCTTTCCCTTGCTCAACAAGAGTCGGGGGAACAGGTTGCTGTCAACCAACCAGATGCTTCAAGATGCCAGCGCGTCATCGAGGCAAGCCCCCCTTGTGGGAGGGGTGAGTTGACTAAGTCCAACCCAGTAAACCGATACTTAAGTACATACTTTTGAAGCTATCAGAGATAGAAAAATAATCCCTCTTGAGACTACCTCAATGAATATCTCCACCAGTCAAAAACTAGTCACCCTGACCACTTTTGCCACCTTAACTATCTCTTTCCCCGTCGCAGCCGCCGAATTTCGCGCGATCGACGGTTCTAACAACAATCTGGCTAAC
It includes:
- a CDS encoding RNA-guided endonuclease InsQ/TnpB family protein yields the protein MGFCADIFNQHVDWALKERTWNKNKAHHALYANIRSSYPDIPSALVQTIRDNAMEAVKATKFKRKPRKKPTSGLRYDKRTMTLRGQQLTLSCLGKRAKLILDVPAHFREVFDNWEFGGGTLTYTKHTQQFWVRLVFEAETPAHQDGDLQGIDRGLYHLAVTSDGQFYKSNKIRATQRRYLHNRKTLQQKGTRSAKRRLRAMSGREKRFMRDVNHCATKKLARQSDYTTFVLENLSGIRAKRRGKKLNKRLSSWSFYQFEQFLSYKAEALGKRVVFVDARYTSQKCSRCGHIRKANRQKSRFRCDHCGYTAHAQR